A portion of the Paenibacillus sp. PvR098 genome contains these proteins:
- a CDS encoding DUF3892 domain-containing protein, giving the protein MNQPKPHVVAVRKNGDGDIVELRLSSGEVVDYLEAQQLAKSGQLVNVNVFRGRDGEEHLRSNADGDPTNNLDQLPGF; this is encoded by the coding sequence ATGAATCAACCCAAGCCGCATGTCGTTGCCGTACGCAAGAACGGCGATGGAGATATCGTGGAGCTAAGGCTGTCATCCGGTGAGGTCGTGGATTATTTGGAAGCTCAACAGCTTGCCAAAAGCGGACAGCTGGTGAATGTCAATGTGTTTCGGGGACGGGACGGGGAGGAACATTTACGTTCCAATGCGGACGGAGACCCGACCAACAATCTCGATCAACTTCCCGGGTTCTAA
- a CDS encoding ornithine--oxo-acid transaminase, which translates to MKPTSENIIDTTNRFGARNYLPLPVVISKAEGVWVFDPEGRRYLDMLSAYSALNQGHRHPRIIRALKDQADCVTLTSRAFHNDRLGEFYERLSDYTGKAVILPMNTGAEAVETAIKAARRWAYTQKNIPDNQAEILVCEDNFHGRTITVTSCSSNAEYKHGFGPFTPGFTVIPYGDANALEQAISPRTAAFLVEPIQGEAGVVLPPPGYLRQAADICKQREVLLLADEIQTGFGRTGYRFACDAESVEPDVYILGKALGGGVLPVSAVAANREVLELFEPGSHGSTFGGNPLACAVATAALQVVLDEKLAERSLELGDYFLGLLRQLTHPLIRDIRGRGLFIGLELATPARAYCEKLMSKGILCKETHDNVIRLAPPLTISTSELDWAYERIAEVLG; encoded by the coding sequence ATGAAACCGACGTCGGAAAACATCATTGATACAACGAACCGGTTTGGGGCGCGGAATTACCTTCCGCTCCCCGTAGTAATATCCAAAGCCGAGGGGGTATGGGTCTTTGACCCCGAGGGACGAAGATACCTCGATATGCTTAGTGCCTATTCGGCGCTCAATCAGGGCCACCGTCACCCCCGTATTATCCGCGCGTTGAAGGATCAGGCAGACTGCGTGACCTTAACCTCTCGCGCGTTCCACAACGATCGGCTGGGCGAGTTCTATGAACGGTTATCCGACTACACCGGCAAAGCGGTAATCCTGCCGATGAACACTGGGGCCGAGGCCGTAGAAACAGCGATCAAAGCAGCCCGCCGCTGGGCATATACACAAAAAAACATCCCAGACAATCAAGCCGAAATCCTCGTGTGCGAAGACAATTTTCATGGCAGAACGATAACCGTTACCTCCTGTTCCTCAAATGCGGAGTATAAGCACGGCTTCGGACCCTTCACCCCCGGTTTTACGGTCATTCCTTACGGCGATGCGAATGCCCTGGAACAGGCCATCTCCCCCAGAACGGCCGCTTTCCTGGTCGAACCGATACAAGGAGAAGCGGGTGTCGTGCTCCCGCCTCCCGGCTACTTGCGGCAAGCAGCTGACATCTGCAAGCAGCGGGAAGTGCTGCTGCTCGCCGACGAAATCCAGACGGGCTTCGGACGAACGGGCTACCGCTTCGCCTGCGATGCGGAATCCGTAGAGCCGGATGTCTACATCCTCGGCAAGGCGCTGGGCGGAGGCGTCCTGCCCGTCTCCGCTGTAGCGGCAAATCGTGAAGTACTGGAGTTGTTCGAGCCGGGCTCGCACGGCTCAACCTTCGGCGGCAACCCCCTCGCCTGCGCCGTGGCGACGGCCGCCCTGCAGGTCGTGCTGGATGAGAAGCTCGCGGAACGTTCCTTGGAGTTGGGAGACTATTTTCTCGGTCTCCTTCGCCAGCTGACGCATCCGCTTATCCGCGACATTCGGGGCCGTGGATTGTTCATCGGTCTGGAGCTTGCGACGCCGGCCAGAGCTTATTGCGAGAAGCTGATGAGCAAAGGAATTCTATGCAAGGAAACGCATGACAACGTTATTCGTTTGGCGCCGCCGCTCACGATCTCCACATCCGAGCTGGATTGGGCCTATGAGCGAATTGCTGAGGTGCTCGGGTAA
- the rocF gene encoding arginase: MTRKPNLSILRVPFDLGAGRKGVRLGPDAILRAGLERKLRQLGFSFELPEPVPAPLLSAASTQPAALKHLNEVVEVNESLALQIKAVLDRGRFPLVLGGDHSIAIGTLTGLRQHYRSLGVIWFDAHSDLNTPDTSPSGNIHGMSLAAALGKGHDRLTRIGGVLPKIQPQHTVIIGARQLDPGEKELIHAEGITCFTMHEVDRMGIARVMEEALRLASAGTDGVHVSFDIDSVDPLEAPGTGTPVKGGLSYREAHLALELLHESGVMVSAEMVEVNPALERDNKTARLAVELILSLLGQRIL, translated from the coding sequence ATGACAAGGAAACCGAATCTATCCATTCTAAGAGTACCATTTGACTTGGGTGCCGGGCGTAAAGGCGTAAGGCTCGGCCCGGATGCGATACTCCGGGCCGGTTTGGAACGGAAGCTGCGGCAGTTGGGCTTCTCCTTCGAGCTTCCGGAACCGGTCCCTGCCCCGTTGCTCTCAGCCGCCTCTACTCAGCCAGCGGCGCTCAAGCACTTGAATGAGGTTGTGGAGGTCAATGAATCGCTCGCTTTACAGATCAAGGCTGTACTAGACCGCGGACGCTTCCCACTTGTGTTAGGCGGGGACCACAGCATCGCGATTGGCACGCTGACCGGGCTTAGGCAGCATTACAGAAGCTTAGGTGTCATCTGGTTTGACGCCCATTCAGATTTGAATACGCCGGACACAAGCCCCTCAGGCAACATTCACGGCATGTCCCTTGCGGCGGCGCTCGGTAAGGGACACGACCGGCTGACACGAATCGGCGGTGTTCTCCCCAAAATTCAGCCTCAGCATACCGTCATCATCGGAGCCAGACAGCTTGACCCGGGAGAGAAAGAGCTCATACACGCAGAAGGCATTACGTGCTTCACTATGCATGAGGTCGACCGCATGGGAATCGCAAGGGTGATGGAGGAAGCGTTACGCTTGGCAAGCGCCGGTACAGACGGCGTACACGTCAGCTTCGACATCGACAGCGTCGATCCGCTCGAGGCTCCGGGAACCGGAACGCCTGTCAAAGGCGGCCTCAGCTACCGTGAAGCGCATTTGGCGCTGGAGCTGCTTCACGAATCCGGCGTCATGGTTTCCGCGGAGATGGTAGAGGTCAACCCGGCGCTCGAGCGGGATAACAAAACCGCAAGACTGGCAGTGGAGCTGATTCTCTCCCTGCTGGGGCAGCGCATTCTATAG
- a CDS encoding proline dehydrogenase family protein, protein MDIGTKLFRSTLLALAGNRAVEATAHRYGMKLGASRFVAGETADEALLQIRRLNDRGIAATLDVLGESIRDLSEADRFKREYIMLLERIHTEDLDSNVSLKPTQMGLALDPPTCLSHIRDIVRKAQKLGSFVRIDMENSPYTDDTIAMIRCLHAEGLTQVGTVIQAYLYRSREDVRRLTKANVNLRLVKGAYQEPKPLAYQNMNDVNANMKQLIRVRLDSGVYTAVATHDEQLIAWTKAYAKRNGVRADRYEFQMLYGVRMPLQEQLAREGHKVRCYVPYGRMWYPYFVRRLAERPANLWFVLKNWRDRPSAQNGKEE, encoded by the coding sequence TTGGATATCGGTACCAAACTGTTCCGTTCCACTCTGCTTGCGCTAGCCGGAAACCGGGCTGTCGAGGCGACGGCTCACCGGTACGGAATGAAGCTCGGAGCCAGCCGGTTCGTCGCGGGAGAAACAGCCGATGAAGCCTTGCTGCAGATCCGCCGTTTAAATGACAGGGGAATCGCAGCCACCTTGGATGTGCTTGGCGAGAGCATTCGCGATTTATCGGAGGCAGACAGGTTTAAAAGGGAATATATTATGCTTCTCGAGAGGATACACACCGAAGATTTGGACTCGAATGTTTCCTTAAAGCCTACCCAGATGGGATTGGCTTTGGACCCACCGACCTGCCTCTCCCATATCCGGGACATCGTCAGGAAAGCCCAAAAGCTTGGCAGCTTCGTCCGCATCGACATGGAGAATTCGCCTTACACCGATGATACTATCGCCATGATCCGCTGCCTTCATGCCGAAGGCTTAACTCAAGTAGGCACCGTCATTCAAGCCTATTTATACCGAAGCAGAGAGGACGTGCGGCGGCTCACCAAAGCGAATGTGAATCTCCGCTTGGTTAAGGGCGCCTACCAGGAGCCCAAGCCGCTTGCTTACCAAAACATGAACGACGTGAACGCCAACATGAAGCAACTGATCCGGGTAAGACTGGATTCCGGCGTCTATACCGCGGTAGCGACCCACGATGAGCAGCTGATCGCCTGGACGAAAGCATACGCTAAAAGAAATGGCGTAAGAGCAGACCGCTATGAATTTCAAATGCTGTATGGCGTGCGTATGCCGCTGCAGGAACAGCTGGCCCGAGAGGGCCACAAGGTGCGCTGCTATGTACCTTATGGACGGATGTGGTACCCGTATTTTGTCCGCCGCTTGGCCGAACGTCCCGCCAATCTGTGGTTCGTGTTGAAAAATTGGCGCGACCGCCCATCCGCCCAGAACGGAAAGGAGGAATAA
- the pruA gene encoding L-glutamate gamma-semialdehyde dehydrogenase, with translation MVEPFRNEPFTDFTQSGNREVLAAALERVEAQLGQEYSLRIGAERLLTDRKADSVDPADPTRVIGTVSQADQALAEKAILAAAHAFTSWKSVPPAVRARYLYKTAELLRSRKAEFSAWMVVEAGKSWAEADADTAEAIDFLEFYGREAERLSERQPLTHIPGEDNELTYIPLGVGIVIPPWNFPLAIMAGMTSAAVAAGNTVVLKPASATPVIAAKFMEMLDMAGLPDGVVNFLPGSGQEVGDVLVEHPLTRFVSFTGSREVGLRINERAAKTAPGQRWIKRVVAEMGGKDAIIVDSDCDLELAAEAITASAFGFAGQKCSACSRAIVHESVYDEVLRRVAERVSRLRVGDPSDPEMDVGPVIDAKAHRKILEYLEIGRMEGRVVCGGRAGNAKGYYIEPTIIADVDSKARIAQEEIFGPVVAFIKASSFDQALELANDTEYGLTGAVITRNRAHLERARSEFHVGNLYFNRKCTGALVGVHPFGGFNMSGTDSKAGGRDYLLQFTQAKVVSERF, from the coding sequence ATGGTAGAACCTTTTCGCAACGAGCCGTTCACAGACTTTACCCAGTCGGGGAATCGAGAGGTATTAGCAGCGGCGCTCGAGAGGGTCGAAGCGCAGCTAGGGCAAGAATACAGCCTGCGGATTGGCGCTGAACGGCTGCTCACGGACCGGAAGGCCGATTCGGTCGATCCTGCCGATCCGACGAGGGTGATCGGAACGGTAAGCCAAGCGGATCAAGCTTTGGCAGAGAAAGCGATTCTCGCCGCAGCGCATGCGTTTACGTCATGGAAATCGGTGCCCCCGGCGGTACGGGCCCGCTATTTATACAAAACCGCCGAGCTGCTGCGCAGCCGGAAAGCAGAGTTTTCCGCTTGGATGGTGGTGGAAGCGGGGAAGAGCTGGGCGGAGGCGGATGCCGATACCGCAGAAGCGATTGATTTTCTTGAGTTTTACGGCCGGGAAGCGGAGCGTCTGTCGGAGCGGCAGCCGCTTACACATATTCCGGGAGAGGACAACGAGCTTACCTATATTCCGCTCGGGGTCGGCATAGTTATCCCTCCATGGAACTTTCCGCTCGCTATTATGGCGGGAATGACGTCGGCGGCTGTGGCGGCCGGCAACACGGTTGTGCTGAAACCGGCCAGTGCGACACCGGTCATAGCCGCTAAGTTTATGGAGATGCTCGACATGGCTGGCTTGCCGGATGGTGTGGTCAACTTCCTGCCAGGCTCCGGGCAGGAGGTGGGCGATGTTTTGGTGGAGCATCCGTTGACCCGGTTTGTTAGCTTTACGGGATCCCGCGAAGTGGGGCTGCGTATCAACGAGCGGGCGGCCAAAACCGCCCCCGGACAGCGCTGGATCAAGCGGGTCGTCGCCGAAATGGGCGGCAAGGATGCGATTATCGTCGATAGCGACTGTGACCTGGAGCTGGCAGCGGAGGCGATTACGGCGTCGGCCTTCGGGTTTGCCGGACAAAAGTGCTCCGCCTGTTCTCGCGCCATAGTGCATGAGAGTGTATATGATGAGGTGCTTCGCAGGGTGGCGGAACGCGTAAGCCGTCTGCGTGTAGGTGATCCGTCAGATCCTGAAATGGATGTCGGACCGGTCATCGATGCCAAGGCTCACCGTAAAATTCTCGAATATCTGGAAATCGGTCGTATGGAGGGCCGTGTGGTGTGCGGAGGCAGAGCGGGGAATGCCAAGGGGTATTATATCGAGCCGACTATCATCGCAGATGTCGACTCGAAGGCACGAATCGCGCAGGAGGAAATTTTCGGGCCGGTGGTTGCGTTCATTAAAGCGTCCTCGTTCGATCAAGCGCTCGAGCTGGCCAATGATACGGAGTATGGGCTGACCGGAGCGGTCATCACGAGGAACAGGGCGCATTTGGAACGGGCTCGCTCGGAGTTTCATGTCGGTAATCTATATTTCAATCGCAAATGCACAGGAGCGCTTGTAGGGGTTCATCCGTTCGGCGGCTTTAACATGTCCGGAACGGATTCCAAAGCGGGTGGGCGCGATTACCTGCTCCAGTTTACTCAAGCCAAGGTCGTCTCGGAACGATTCTGA